Below is a window of Longimicrobium sp. DNA.
GAGCAGGCGCTGCGGCAGGCGGCCGAGTACGGCGCCACCCCGGCCGAGGAGGTGCTGCGCCTGGCCGTGCACGGCACGCTGCACGTGCTCGGCTACGACCACCCGGAGGGCGCCGACCGCGCGGGCAGCGAGATGTTCGTCCGCCAGGAGGAGCTGCTGAAGTCGTTCCTCGCCGGGGAGCCGGGCGCCTAGCGCGCGCCCGCGCCCTCCCTCTTCCCCACCCTTCCGCCGCACCGGGCGCCCGATGGCCGAAGCCGCGACCGACGACCGCGAGCCGCTCGAGCGCCTGCGCGAGCTGCTGGCGGCCGGCGACCAGGCCGCGCTGCGCGACTTCCTGACGGCGCTCCCCCACGCCAGCGACGTGGCCGACCTCCTCGAGCAGCTCGACGAGGCCGACCGCCTGCGCGTGCTCGTCGCCCTGACCGACGAGCCGGAGCTCGCGGCCGAGGCGCTGGCCGAGATGGAGCCCGAGGAGCACCCCGAGGACTCGCTGGCGGCGCTGCACCCCGAGCAGATCGCCGCCGTGATGGCGGAGCTCTCCGACGACGACGCGGCCGACATCGTCGCGGAGATGGACCCGGAGGACCAGGACCGCGTGCTCGCCTCGCTCTCCGGCGAGGAGGCCGGCGAGATCCGCGACCTGATGCGCTACGACGAAGAGTCGGCGGGCGGCATCATGACCACCGAGCTGGTGGCGGTGCCGGCGTCGCTCTCCGCGGCCCAGGCGATCGACGAGGTGCGGCGGCAGGCGCAGGAGGTGGGCGACTTCTACGTGGTGTTCGTGGTGGACGAGGGGCGCCACCTGCTGGGCTGGCTCCCGCTCCCCAACCTGGTGACGGCGGACCCGTCCACCTCCATCGACGCGCTGGTGGAGCCGCCGGTGGCCGCGGTGCTGCCGGACATGGACCAGGAAGAGGTGGGGCGCGTGGTGGCCCGCTACAACCTCACCGTGGTGCCGGTGGTGGACGAGGAGGGGGTGCTGCTGGGCGGCGTCACCTTCGACGACGTGATCGACGTCATCGAGGCCGAGACCACCGAGGACATCCTGAAGCTGGGCGGCACCTCGCAGGAGGAGGAGATCCGCGGCGGCTGGCTGGACGCGGTGCGCTCGCGGCTGCCCTGGCTGTGCGTGAACCTGGTGACGGCCACCTTCGGCGCCACGGTGGTCTACCTCTTCCGGGAGACCATCGACCGCCTGGCGATGCTGGCGGTGATCATGCCCGTGGTGGCGGGGATGGGCGGCAACAGCGGCACGCAGGCGCTGGCGGTCACCGTGCGGCGCCTGGCGCTCACGGGCGGCGACGCCGGCCGCGACCGCTGGGGGATCGTGGGGAAGGAGCTGCTGGTGGGCCTCGGCAACGGCCTGGTGATCGGGCTGATCGTGGCCGGGGTGGCGCTCGTGCTGCAGGGCGACCCGCGGCTCGGCGTGGTGGTGATGCTGGCGATGTGGATGAACCTGACGGTGGGGAGCTTCGCCGGCGCCTTCGTCCCGATCGTGCTGGAGCGCCTGGGCGTGGACCCAGCCATCGCCAGCTCGATGTTCGTCACCGCCTTCACCGACATGTGCGGCTTCCTGCTGCTGCTGGGCATGGCGACGCAGTTGTTGTTGTAATCCGCAGCTTAAACCAACTTCACTCCGACATCTGACGAAATGAATTTCGGGGAAGAAGTCGCATATTGGTACCTACGATTTAACGGATTTTTCCCGTTGCCTAACTTCGTACTGCACCGAACTGACAGGCGAAAAGCATCGGATTGCGACGTGCTTGCCGTCCGTCCCCCTCACGTCTTTGAGGAAGTCGGAGGTAATCAGTGGGATTGGGATCAACGATTGGAAGTCCACTGGGCTGAAGGTCGGACTGTCGGTGTGATTTGCGAGGTTAAAAGCGGGATACGGATTCGATCAATATTTCAAAACGACCGTGTGATGCACTCGGTTAGACGACTTGGATTCGCAGAGGATTTAGCTCCTGAAGAATGGGAATCGCTGCACGAAGAAGGATTTGTTGACCTAGGAAGTTCACATCGTATTCTTAAACTTTTAGTCGCAGACTACCAGCCACGTGGGTACCAGCGGATTCAATTTGTGTCCATCGACTACGCGAGAGAATTCCTCAAACAGCGTGTTCGCAATTATCACGAGAAACAAGGCGATTGGGTGTTTTTCAAATCGAATTTAATGCAAGATCTAATTTGGGAGGTAAGGCTCGAGGTCAAGAATGCACAGCGACGGCAACGAGGCCGATGATGCGCAGGCCAATCTCGGCTAAAGATTCAGGTTTTCAGGTCGTGTAGTATCCGCCCCCGTCGCCGGCACCGTATCCGGCGGCGGGGGCGCGGCCATGCCGGGGAGCGTGTCGGCAGTGGCGGTGGCGTAGGGGACGGAGGCCTGCTTGAGCCGCTGGATCCAGCCGGTGTCCGGCGGCGGCGGGGCGACGGGGTAGCTGCCGCGGATCGCGACGAGCCGCGCCTGGAGCGCACGCGCGCGGTCGAGGTGCGCCTGCACGCGCGGGAGGGCGGCGGCGATGGCGCCCTGCAGGCCGGGGAAGCGCGCCGCCTGCCGCCAGCGCCGCAGGCTGTCGAGCGCCGTCGCGTGCGCCTGCACCTGGAGCGCCACGAAGGCGGAGTCGTAGCGCGGCCCCGTCGGCATCACGTTGATCGTCCCGCCCTGCGCCTGCGACACCATCTGCATCGGCCCGTACTGCTGCGGCGGCACCCGCGCCGTGTCGAGCTTCAGCGCCGCGGCCACGGGGAGCGACGCGCGGCTCATCGCCGTGTGGTCGGCCAGCAGCATCTCGGCGAACGCGCGCACCTCCGGGTTCCACAGCTTGGGCACGGCCACCTGCGCGGCGCTGATCTCCGACCCGTTCACCAGCGACACCATCAGGTAGATCCCCGCGTCCGTGAGCGGCGCGCGGGCCAGCGTGTCGCGCTCCTCCTCCTCGGGCCGCGAGATCTCCACCCTCGGCTCCTCCTCGCCGCCCCCGCAGGCGGACAGGAGCGAGGCCGTGAGCACCACCGCGAGCGTGAGCGGAATCCGCATCGGTCTTCCTCTGCCTCGGAGTCGGCCACCCTGCAGTAAAGGGCAGGCCTGCGCAAGAACCGCGCGCAATGGACGGCAGGGTTGTGCAGATCCAGGCGTACCTGTACCTTACCGTTGTCACACAGGTACGCGCTCTGCTACAAGCGGAAGCTCACAGACGCTATTCAGGGAAGAGACCATGCCTCGGTTGCGAAGGATAGGAGCTCAGCGCAGAGGGAGCACGGCCGAGCCGGACCTCGAGGCGCTCCGCGAAGCGCTCCTCCGGCGTGTCGAAGCGTATCTCCGCCTGACCCTCTGGAACCTGGATTACGCGGACCTCGTCGACGCCGTCGCCGCCACGAGCCCGGCGGAGACGGTCGCGCGCGCCATCTCCGCGAAGCCGGACATCGGGATCGAACGGGACGACTGGACGGACTCGCTCCTTCGGGGAACGGCCGCCCGCCAGTCCGCCCTCCAGGCCGCCGGGGGAGCGCTCTCGTCGGGAGAAGTCGCGGAGCTGCTCGGGATCTCCGTCGCGGCCGTGAAGCAGCGGCAGCGGCGGGGCGGGCTGCTGGCCATCCCGCTCGCGAACGGTGAGTGGGGATACCCCGCGCGCCAGTTCGCTCCCGACGGGCGGGTCCGCGAGGGGCTGCGGGACGTGCTCGCCGCGTTCGGAGCGGACGAGGACCCGTGGGTCGTCCTCTCGTTCCTGGCGAACCCGGACCCGGTCACCGGCGAGGGAACCGCCTTCGCTGCGCTGGACGACCCTGACCGCACCAGGGCACTGGCGGAGTTGGCGCGGACGTTCTGGGAGCAAGGGGCGGCGTGACGGCTGCGCCGCGCAAGCTTCCCCTCGTGCGTGTACCGGCGGGAAGCCAGCTCTGGAGGGTGCACAGGAAAGGACAGGACGTTCTCTGGTTCGGACCCGACCCCGCGGGCGGACCGAGGAACCGCTTCGACGCGCCCGGGGGCGAGTACCGGATCTGCTACCTGGGCGACTCGCCGGAAGTCTCCGTCGCCGAGACCATCATCCGCCAGCCCCACGACCGGCTGATCCCGCGCGCCCGGCTCGCGGAGCGCGCCATCGCCCGCGTGCCGGTGCTGCGCGAGCTGCGGCTGGTGCGCTTCCACGGCCCGGGCCTTGTCCGGCTCGGGATCGGCGCCGACGTGGCGCACGGGCACCCGTACGGCCGCTGCCAGGCGCTCGCGCTGGACTTCTGGAGCCATCCCGACGCGGTGGACGGGGTCGAGTATCGCTCGCGGTGGGACTCCGACCGCCTCTGTTTCGCGCTCTTCGACCGGGCCCGCGACGCGCTGGACGCGCCCGACCAGTTCCTGGACCTCGCCGATCCGCGCACGTTCAACCCGATCCTCATGCTCTACGAGATCGGCGTCGTCTAACGTCCGGCTCCGGCTGAAGACCGGTGAGCGCACCGTGCCGGCGGGTTCCCGCGCCAGGAGCGATCCACCGGCGGAGGCGAGTAGATCCCTCGGGTCGCTACCGCGCCCCTCGGGATGACAT
It encodes the following:
- the mgtE gene encoding magnesium transporter; this encodes MAEAATDDREPLERLRELLAAGDQAALRDFLTALPHASDVADLLEQLDEADRLRVLVALTDEPELAAEALAEMEPEEHPEDSLAALHPEQIAAVMAELSDDDAADIVAEMDPEDQDRVLASLSGEEAGEIRDLMRYDEESAGGIMTTELVAVPASLSAAQAIDEVRRQAQEVGDFYVVFVVDEGRHLLGWLPLPNLVTADPSTSIDALVEPPVAAVLPDMDQEEVGRVVARYNLTVVPVVDEEGVLLGGVTFDDVIDVIEAETTEDILKLGGTSQEEEIRGGWLDAVRSRLPWLCVNLVTATFGATVVYLFRETIDRLAMLAVIMPVVAGMGGNSGTQALAVTVRRLALTGGDAGRDRWGIVGKELLVGLGNGLVIGLIVAGVALVLQGDPRLGVVVMLAMWMNLTVGSFAGAFVPIVLERLGVDPAIASSMFVTAFTDMCGFLLLLGMATQLLL
- a CDS encoding DUF4142 domain-containing protein; amino-acid sequence: MRIPLTLAVVLTASLLSACGGGEEEPRVEISRPEEEERDTLARAPLTDAGIYLMVSLVNGSEISAAQVAVPKLWNPEVRAFAEMLLADHTAMSRASLPVAAALKLDTARVPPQQYGPMQMVSQAQGGTINVMPTGPRYDSAFVALQVQAHATALDSLRRWRQAARFPGLQGAIAAALPRVQAHLDRARALQARLVAIRGSYPVAPPPPDTGWIQRLKQASVPYATATADTLPGMAAPPPPDTVPATGADTTRPENLNL
- a CDS encoding RES family NAD+ phosphorylase translates to MHRKGQDVLWFGPDPAGGPRNRFDAPGGEYRICYLGDSPEVSVAETIIRQPHDRLIPRARLAERAIARVPVLRELRLVRFHGPGLVRLGIGADVAHGHPYGRCQALALDFWSHPDAVDGVEYRSRWDSDRLCFALFDRARDALDAPDQFLDLADPRTFNPILMLYEIGVV